In Daucus carota subsp. sativus chromosome 4, DH1 v3.0, whole genome shotgun sequence, one DNA window encodes the following:
- the LOC135152059 gene encoding uncharacterized protein LOC135152059, whose protein sequence is MRRSGIGGMNHSCFDKVQIKLSRRCIPYSQIEGIFQAYHDSTYGEHYGGQKTVAHILHAGFFWPTLISRRDEMPLNVLLEIEIFDVWVKALPTNTAAVVISFLQKNIFTRFDTPRVIISDEESHFCNRKFTSLMEWFGINHRVAIAYHPQTNGQAEVSNREIKRIFEKVVSPSRKNWALKLVEAVWAYRTAYKTPLGMSPFQLVYGKACHLPAELEHKAYWALKKLNFDMTAIGEKRMLQINELDEFRFLAYENSKLYKEKVKRWHDRKLVQKEFFIGQQVLLYNSRLRLFPRKLKSRWSGPFTIKTVFPHGAIEIFETTPDEAFKVNGQRLKPYFGETVNRESVSLVLSII, encoded by the exons ATGAGGCGAAGTGGTATCGGTGGGATGAACCATTCTTGTTTCGACAAGGTTCAGATCAAATTATCCAGAAGGTGCATTCCATACAGTCAGATCGAAGGAATTTTTCAAGCTTACCACGACTCTACTTATGGAGAACACTATGGGGGACAGAAGACAGTTGCTCATATTCTGCATGCGGGTTTCTTTTGGCCAACGCTCATCTCTCGAAGGGATGAAATGCCCCTCAATGTACTTCTTGAGATTGAAATCTTCGATGTGTGGG TCAAGGCTTTACCAACCAACACAGCTGCAGTAGTCATCAGTTTTCttcagaagaacatattcactCGCTTTGATACTCCTCGAGTTATAATTAGTGATGAGGAATCACACTTTTGCAATCGCAAGTTCACATCGCTAATGGAATG GTTTGGTATCAATCATAGAGTTGCCATTGCTTATCACCCTCAAACGAATGGGCAAGCTGAGGTATCTAATCGTGAAATCAAGCGAATCTTTGAGAAAGTGGTGAGTCCTTCGAGGAAAAATTGGGCATTGAAGCTTGTTGAGGCCGTCTGGGCCTATAGAACAGCTTACAAAACTCCATTGGGGATGTCTCCTTTTCAGTTGGTCTATGGAAAAGCATGTCATTTGCCTGCAGAGTTAGAGCATAAAGCATATTGGGCTCTAAAGAAATTGAACTTTGATATGACAGCTATTGGTGAGAAACGAATGCTTCAAATCAATGAACTTGACGAGTTCAGGTTTCTGGCGTACGAAAACAGTAAGCTTTACAAGGAAAAAGTCAAGAGATGGCATGAtaggaagttggtgcaaaaaGAGTTCTTCATTGGCCAACAAGTTCTACTTTATAATTCTCGTCTCAGACTATTTCCGAGGAAGTTGAAATCTAGGTGGTCTGGTCCTTTCACAATTAAGACGGTGTTTCCACACGGAGCAATTGAAATATTTGAGACAACACCGGATGAAGCATTTAAAGTGAATGGTCAGAGATTGAAGCCATATTTTGGAGAAACGGTGAATCGCGAATCGGTAAGCCTCGTTCTTtctatcatttaa